From the genome of Numenius arquata chromosome 9, bNumArq3.hap1.1, whole genome shotgun sequence:
ccctgactTGATCAAGTAGCCTAATcccttgagttttattttttcttaggcCAAATCTTTAAGATTATGGTACTCATGAAGTACATTAAGAAATCCTGGGTATCATTCCTCTGATtcagtaaaaggggggcatttgctaaaagaaaagggaaattataACTTAACTTTGCAATGCTTTCCAAAGTATATATTAACAATTTAAGGTAGTGCTTTTTTTGATAATGACATGTTAGGTTCTGCTTTAACACTGGTATCTTAAGAAAGCTCTCAAAACTATAATACATTTTAAGATCAAACTGTATACCCTGTTGATAGTCATTACTTGCCTCCTTGTCTCGTGATCGCAATAGACTCGTATGGATGCTCCCTCTTTTGGAAAGCAGCCTTGCAAACAAATCTCCATGTACTTCACCTCCACCCAGCAGTCCATAAATAATCCATCGGCCATCAGTACTCAGGCAGGTGAGATTCTTCTCCCAGTATGAGCCACCAACACAATCTAAAATAATGtctactccagcacctcaagcagaaacagaaaaggttTCAGCAACGTAGTCTAGCTGCATTAAAGGTAGGATAATCTCAggcaaaaataaaagcttgttCTTTATAGGTACAGAATCAATCCTGCAGTTATTATTTAAATCTTTCTACTGAAATTAGGAATTGGCACAAGATTCATAAGGAATTCTAGAACCAGGCACAAAAAAAGAATCATTATAGATACCCAGATGCAGACTCTGTCATAAACCACCCCAAATGCTTAGTAAATCTAAATTTTCTAACAGTAAGAGAACTAAGTTTTGTTCCCATATTCAAACACTTCCAAAGACAAGCGTGAGGATTGGGTCCCATGGTTCCTTGTGGAGGCAACAGTAACACAGGCACAATATTTATGCCCCAAATGAATGCAAAGCCAAAGAGAGTCCATGCAGAAAACAGCACAATTAAACAAAGGAAAGAGAGATTCTTGAGCTGACCAGGACATTAGGTTGTGGTACAGGGTCATTCCTGTCTGCTCCTTCACCGACTAAGGTGACAGCTGAAATTGGGTGTATGTGCACAGTGTTAGGATGTACACACTCCTCCCCAACTTAACAGTGTCTTTCACAGAGGTTCTTACCTTGGGTGAACTCCAAGACCTTTTCACTAAAGTCTTCATTCTTGTAGTTGAACCCTACGGCTGCTCCGGCATTTGCTGTTGCTTTCAGTTTCTCTGGAGTTCCTGCTGTCACGATGGGAACAGCTTTTGCCAGCCTCACCAGCTGAATGGCTGCTATACCAACTCCGCTAGCACCGGCGTGGATCAGCACTCTCTCCCCCTTCTGTATTTTGCCTGAAGGAAGACCCAAGGGAAATGGTTACCCTTTTGGCATCACCTTTGGATTAAAACATGCGCAGCGTGGAAAATACTGATGAGGAAGCTGAAAGAGATGCCCTTGAGTGGGCTTTGTTTGCATCTTCATATCCTTCATAAAAGAAACTAATCCAGGACTAACACAGCTCACAGTGTGCTGACAGGACTCcatttcactgacttcagtgggatgaCTTTAGCTTGGgcctgtccagttctgggcatcTGTGATCAAGCTGCTTAGTGAATGCAGTCAGTGTTTTTATACCGGGACTGTCCACTGCCACCAAGAGAAAACACACTCTGAGGATGTTAATAATGAGAAATCGGGCTCTCAACGATGGAGAAATACCAGAAGAATGTGAAGGGCCAGTTCTACCTTTCATTTTAGCACCTACCATTGACCTAATGCATTTATTTGTGTTCCACTGATTGCTACGGGAAGTGAGGCACAGAGTAGTCCTGGAGATGTGGTCCTAGTTGACCACAGAGCCCCAGGAAGCAACAGTGCTTGAAGTGAGTCTGCATTTCAGGCAGTGAGGAAAGTTATTTGTTTGCAATCCCTGTTCTTTAGTGGAGCTTTTAGATGCTACTGCAGAAGAGGGCAGAAGAAGGATATTTGTCAACTGAGGAAAACCTCGGCAAGTGTTGCTGTTAGTCCCTCTGTagcacattttcaaaatgaagagtGTGAGCTTATGTCTGTTTTAAATTGGCTCAGAAGAGATTTTACCAACAATTAGTGACTGTGTGACACAAGGTACAAGAAGATGTTGTCTACTGCAGATCCACAGGCAATTAGTGAGATAGTTCATGATACTATCATGAAGTCATCCTTGCAGGGAAGTCAAATCTTTAGAAGCAGGATGCATTTTCAGTTGTTTGGAGAACAAGTAAGTTATTTCAGGGTTTAGGCTTAACAGAAATTGCCATTCAAGCtgagaaatacagatgaaaattaAAGCTGACCATCTTTCCATATCCTTCCTTGTAAATATGCAATCAGCAGAGTAGGTTGTGACTGGAGAGACTTCAGGATTTGGGTCCTGCATAATGGATTCTGACCCACGTGAATGAAGCGACAGAGAAAAAGCTCCTCGAAGGCAAACAGCACGGAGACAGAGGCAACAAAGAGAGGACTTCACAACAGAAAGGAAGACGAGCTGTTTTGGTGGGACAGATTTGCAAATATGCCTCTCACCTACAAAATGCAGCAGCTGAAAGGCTGTTAACCAGGCTTCGGGAATGGCTGCAGCCTGGATAAAAGTCATATCACTGGGAATTGGCATCAGGTAGCCTTCAGGTACTGTAACGTATTCTGCCTGGCCACCTCCGGAGAGCAGAGCCATCACCGCATCGCCAACCTTCCACCGGCCCTTGCAGCCAGGTCCCAG
Proteins encoded in this window:
- the TP53I3 gene encoding quinone oxidoreductase PIG3 isoform X1, with product MLAVYFDCPGGPENLYVKEVMKPQPGEGEVLVKVSASALNRADLLQRRGKHPPPKGASDILGLEAAGIVAGLGPGCKGRWKVGDAVMALLSGGGQAEYVTVPEGYLMPIPSDMTFIQAAAIPEAWLTAFQLLHFVGKIQKGERVLIHAGASGVGIAAIQLVRLAKAVPIVTAGTPEKLKATANAGAAVGFNYKNEDFSEKVLEFTQGAGVDIILDCVGGSYWEKNLTCLSTDGRWIIYGLLGGGEVHGDLFARLLSKRGSIHTSLLRSRDKEYKERLVKAFTEHVLPYFSEGTSPHLQPLVDSVYPLHEIAEAHRLMEENKNIGKIVIEMPASS